The genomic DNA CAGGTGGCCCGGCTACCGGGTCTCCACGAGGAAGGTGAGGACCATGCGGACCGCGGGCCACTGGCACATCGGCCTGGCCGCCGACAGCGCCTCGTCGGCGGCACCCGGTATGGCATACGTCCGGCGGACGCTCGACGCCATGCCGCACGAGGGCGCCGACGCCGCCCGGCAGAAGGGCGACGTCCTGCTGGTGGCGTGCGAGCTCCTGGCGAATGCCTGCCGGCACACGCCCGGGCCCACCGACCTCGACATCGACCTCGACGGCGACCGGCTGACCGTCGCCGTCACCGACTCGAGCGCCACCTTGCCCGAGCCCCGACCCTGGTGCCCGGCCGCCCCGAACGGCCACGGCCTGCACATCGTCGAGCGCCTCACGACCGGCTGGGGCACCGTTCCGGCCGGGTCGGGCAAGACGGTCTGGGCGTGCCTGCCCTGGACCTGAACGACCGGTGGGCGGCCGTCCGCACCGTCGGTGGGCCTGGGCCCCTGCCGTGCAGGCGAAAGCGGTCCGGCCCGGAGCCACCATCCGTGGTTCCCGGCCGGACCGCTGTCCGGGTGCAACGCGCAGGAGGGCCGCCGGACGAGGGCCAGGCCGTCGTCCGACCCGGTGCCCCGTCCGGGGCTCCGCCGTGCTGGTCGGCAGCCCTGTGTGTCAGCGGGACAGGCGGCCGTAGATCAGGCTGCCCGGGGCCTCCAGGTCCTGGGAGTAGAAGAACTCCCTGACCGCGCGGATGAACTCCTGCCGGCTGATGACCCCGTCACCGTCGGTGTCCAGCTTGGCGAAGGTGTCCATGGCACCGGGGTCGGTGATGTTCCAGACATCCAGGTACTGCTTGAACTCGGCCTTGCTGATGGTGTTGTCGCCGTCGGTGTCCATGATGTCGAAGATGGCGTGCGGAACGCCCTCGACCATGTTGAAGCGGCTGGTGTCCACGCTCGCCGCGCGGCTGGCGAAGTGGTACTGCTCCTTGGAGAGGCGGTTGGCGCCGTCCGCGTGGCGCAGCAGCTCGGCCCACTGCATCTGGTACGAGATCAGCAGTGCCTGCGCCCGACGGTCGCTCTTGTCGATCTTGTAGCCGGTCAGGTAGCGGTCGACGAGGCGCTGGTAGTCGCTCCAGTCGACGTAGCCGTCGCCGTCGGTGTCGGTGGCGGCGAACAGCTGGTCCAGCTTGATGGTGATCGGGTCAGTGGTGGCGGTAGCCATGATCGGCCTCTCTCGCAGGTGATGGTGCGGGTACGCATCAGCGCGCCCGCACCGAAGCTAGGGCCGGGACCGTCACCGAAGGCCGTCGAAATCCCATGTCGCAGGCAAGTTCGCACAATGATGTGAACCCTCTTCATCACCGGTGTAGCTCCGGATGGATCGGGTATCGAATCGTGTTCTCACGGTGACTGCGCCTGGCGGCGCCAGACCACGTGCGCCGGAACCCCCGCCACGCGGCAAGACGACGAAACGGCAGCGCAACAGCCCCACACCGCAGAGGAGTTCTTCCCGACCCGGCTACGGGACCGGGCCGCAGGGCGACCGTCCCGCACAGTCTCCGGGCAACCGGAGGGTCCCGTTACGGCAATCGGCGAACATGGCGCGTTCACGACCGGCGCATCCGGCGCACGGATCCCGCACACGGGCGAGGCGCCCACGGTTCCATCCCGCACGCGTCCCGGCCGCCTGCTGTTTTCCGAACCACCGTCCTGCTGTTGTTTCCGATCGCCGGACCGGGGCGGTGTTCGATCATGGCGCGGAGTGGATCAAGGGTTGCCTGTGCCCCCTCCGCGCGCAAGGCGCGGCTCCCGCACCACGAACCAGACCCGCGTCGGGCGTCGGTCACCGCACCGCCACAGCTCGCCGGCGCGCCCGACCGCCGGGGCCTCTCCGGGGCCGGTTCCACGGAATGGCGCGGACCGGTGGTTCACCCGTTCGGCCGGTCGCAGTTGCCGGTGGCGTCCGGCCCCGGAAGCGTCCTGAAGGGGCGGCGATGCCCCGGTGCCGGACCGAGGAGAAGCGCGCATGATGTCGGACGACCTCACGACGCTCGCCCACGAGGCGTACGTATACCTGTACCCGCTGGTCACGATGGACGTCACCCGCCGGCAGGCGGTGTCCGCCCCCACGGGGACCAAACCGCTCTTCGGACCGCCGAACGAGTTCCACCACCTGCGCGAGTTCCCATCGGCGGAGTTCCGCTCGGTGGTGCGACCGAACTTCGACACCCTCTACTCGTCCGCGTGGCTCGACCTGACGGCCGGCCCGGTCGAGTTGCACGTCTCGGACACCGCGGGCCGCTACTTCATGGTCCCGCTGCTGGACATGTGGACCGACGTGTTCGCCACCCTCGGCCCCCGCACCACCGGCTCCGGCGACCAGGACTACCTGGTGGTCGGCCCCGACCACCAGGGCGAACTGCCCGCCGGGGCGGCCGTGCTGCGCTCGCCGACGCCGTACGCATGGGTCATCGGACGGATCCAGACCAACGGGACGTCCGACTACGAGAAGGTCCGGCGGATCCAGGACGGCCTGACACTGACCGCCCGCGAGCCGGTCGAGCACCGGGTCGACCCGACCGTGGACGCCGTCAGCGACCCACTGGCCACCGTCAACGGCTTCACCGCGGTCGAGTTCTTCACCCACGCGTGCCGGGCCCTGGCCGCCAACCCGCCGCACGCCACCGACTTCGCCGTACTGGCGCGCATCGCGCACCTGGGCATCGTCCCCGGCCGCGACTTCGACCCGGCGGGGTTCTCCGACACGGACCTGGCCGCGCTGGAGGCCGGGGCCCGCAACGCCAGAGAGGCGATCCTGGCCTCCCCCGCCACCATCGGCACGGGCGTCAACGGCTGGCGCGTCACCGCCGAAACCATGGGCGTGTACGGCAACGCCTACTTCAAGCGGGCCGCCGTCACCGCGATCGGGCTCGGCGCCAACCCTCCGGAGGACGCCATCTACCCCGTCCTCACCACCGACGCGGACGGCAACCCCGTCACCGGCGAGCACGACTACCTGCTGCACTTCCCGGCCGACGACCTGCCGCCGGTCGCCGCGTTCTGGTCGGTCACGATGTACGACGCCGAGGGCTTCCAGGTCGCCAACCCCATCAACCGCTTCGCGCTGGGCGACCGGGACGCGTTGGCCTACAACCCCGACGGCTCCCTCGACATCCACATCTCCCACAGCGACCCGGGACCCGAGCGGCGCGCGAACTGGCTACCGGCACCGACCGGCCCGCTCGGCCTCACCCTGCGCCTGTACGCACCCCGCCCCGAAGCCCTCGACGGACGCTGGACCCCGCCCCCCGTCCGCCGACTCACCTGAGCCGCACCGGTCTGCGGATTCGTGCGCGGTCGGCGGAACGGCGCCCGCGGGTGCGTGCTGCTCCAGCAGGGACAGGCGGCTGGCGGTCCGGTTGATGTCGGCGGGCAGGCCGTCGCCGCGGAGCACTTCGGCCAGGGGCGCCCGGCTCACCAGGGTGAGCGGTGTTCCCCGGTCGCACAGGACGTCGATCAGGTTGGCGAAGCGCTGGGCCGCGTCCCGGTTGGTCTCGGCCAGCCGGGGCAGGCCCGTGAGCACCCAGTCCTGCGCGGTGTCGGCGAGTTCCAGGTAGTCGCCGGTCGAGACGGGACGGTCGCACAGCTCGTGGAAGTCGAACCAGACCTGCCCGTCGCGCACGGCCAGGGCCTCCACCTTCCCGGTCCCGGCGCGCAGCGGGCGCCGTTCGTCCGCTGTCGGCACGGTCAACCCCGCGTCGGTGAGCTGATGTTCGGTGCCGGGCCACAGGTGGCGTCCGGCGGCGAACCCGGAGCGGGGCCGGCCCGCGCCGCGGGAGGTCCGGTAGTCCTGGCCGTCCGGCAGCTCGACGACGTCCAGCGAGGCTTCCAGCAGGGCGATGACCGGTTCGAAGAGCTGGTGGAAGACGGGGTTGGGCAGCAGGCCGGCGGGCGGGTAGTTGGAGGTGGCGAGCAGGGTGGTCCCGCGGGCGAGGAGCGAGCGCACGACCCGTCCGATCAGCATCGCGTCGCCCGCGTCGTGGACGTGGAACTCGTCGAAGTACAGGAACCGGCAGTCGCCGAGCAATTCCTCGACCGCCCGGTCGCTTGCGGCCCGTTCGTCCCGGTACCGGCCGTAGGCGGTGTGGAAGCGGCGGAAGAACTCGTGGAAGTGCAGGCGCCGCTTCTCCGTCTCCTCGGTCAGCGGGACGGCGTCGAACAGCGTGTCCGCCAGCCAGCTCTTGCCCCGGCCGACCGATCCCCACAGGTAGACCCCGCGAACCGGCGCCGTCGCCCGGCCGAACAGCCGCCGTCTGCCGCCCAACGCCGATCCGAGTCCGGCGAGCCGGGCCGCCACCGCCCACTGCCCCTCGTCCAGCACCAGGCCGTCCCGCTCCGCGGCCCGCGTGAACTCCGCCGTCCCGACCACCATGCCCCCTCCCCTGATCGATGATCTTCAAGGCTCCCGACCATACGTCACGGGGCGTTCTCGTTCGCGCCGCTCAGCCCATCAGTCCGGCGGATCCCGGTGATGACGCCGACCCGGCCTCGCGCTCGAAGGAGCACTCGAAGAGCAGGCACTCGCCCTCCTTCCACCGCCCCTGACGCCGGAGGACTGCGGGCCACGCGGCTGAGCGCCGACACCGCCCGGGTGGAGAGCATCCCAGGCCCCGGCTTGACGGACCTTGCCGCGCAGGACGGCCCACGGGGCATCGACCAACGTCACACCAGGTCCTGCCGAACGTTCCGACGGAGGACCAACTCCCGCTCGGCACAGGAGAAGAGCCGGAACGGAGATAGCGCAGGTACTCGTGTCCGCAGAGTGGGGAAACCTGGGGGGAGCCATGACGGGTGACCGTCACGATGCAGCCGGCACGCCTCGCCGCACCCGGCGCCAGAAGCTTTCCAACTGACCCAGCGCCGACGGCTCGGACCGCGTTCGAGATCTGACATGGGACGACCGGTCGGTGACGCGGCTCGTGAACCGTGACCGCTCTCTTGAGGAGCTTGTGCGCGACTGCTGGTCGGCCCCGTCAGGCGGCGAAGCCCGGCTGAAGGCGACCGTGCGCGAGCTGCGGCGCAGGCCGCTCGGTGGCCTGACGGTCGAGGACATGCGGCTGCTGACCAGGCAGGACGTGGGCCTCGCCTAGCCCATGTCCTGCCCCTGGCGGTGGAGGTCCTCCGGGACCGCCTGATCGTTTCGGAGTTGGCCGAGGTGCCGCACGGGCGGTCGTGGGCCGGGGCGCATCGCAGCACGGCCCTGGGCGGGTAGACTCCGCCCAGGTGCTCGCGAACCGCCCTCTCGGAGAAACCACCGGTGGGTTGTCGGTCAGGAGGCGGCGCGCAGGTGGCTGCGGGCCGCTTTGGCGACGGCTTTTTGGAGTTCGTCGCGGGTCATGGTGGAGCGGTGGGCGATCTCGTACTGGGTGGCCTTCTCGTAGAGCTGCGCCTTGGTCAGCTGGGACAGGTCTTCCTTCGCGGTGACGCGCTTCTTCGCGGCCGGCTTCTTCGCGTCGGCGGACCGGGCACTGCTGGTGCTCTTCTTCCCGTCGGTGGCCTTCGGCGTTGTGCGCGACGAGCGGGCGGCGGGCTCTGCTGTGCCGCCCTTGACGCCTTCGAGGCTGCGTTTGAGGACGTCCATGAGGTCGACGATGTTGGTGGCCTCGGCGGGCGGCCCTTCGGAGACGGCGATCTCGCGGCCGGCGAGCTTGTCCTCGATCAGCTTTCTGACCTGCTCCTCGAAGGTGTCGTGGTACTCGCTGGGGTCCCAGTCCACGCTGAGCACGTCGATGAGCTGCTGGGCGGTCGCCAGCTCCTGCCGGCTGTACTTCGCCGGGCCGTCCGGCAGGTCGCCGATCTCCTGGTGCGGGTCGCGGACCTCGTCGGCCCAGTGCATGGTGTGCAGCTCCAGCAGGCCGCCCTCGGCACGCACCGCGGTCAGGTACTCCTTGCCGCGCATGGAGAACAGGGCGATACCGGCCCGGTTGGAGCGGGTCAGCGCCTCGGTGAGGAGCTGGAAGATCTTCGCGTACTCCTTGCCCTTCGGCCCGAGGTAGTACGTCTTGTCGAAGAAGATCGGGTCGACCTGGTCCAGGTCGACGAAGCCGGAGATGTCGATGGTGCGCGAGCGCCCGGGGGAGATCTGTTCCAGCTCGTCCGGCTCGACGACCACGTACTCGCCGTCGGTGACCTCGAAGCCCTTGACGATCTCCGAGTACGGGACCTCGTCGCCGGTGCGCTCGTTCACGCGCTTGTTGCGCACCCGGTCGC from Kitasatospora terrestris includes the following:
- a CDS encoding ATP-binding protein; amino-acid sequence: MRTAGHWHIGLAADSASSAAPGMAYVRRTLDAMPHEGADAARQKGDVLLVACELLANACRHTPGPTDLDIDLDGDRLTVAVTDSSATLPEPRPWCPAAPNGHGLHIVERLTTGWGTVPAGSGKTVWACLPWT
- a CDS encoding EF-hand domain-containing protein; the encoded protein is MATATTDPITIKLDQLFAATDTDGDGYVDWSDYQRLVDRYLTGYKIDKSDRRAQALLISYQMQWAELLRHADGANRLSKEQYHFASRAASVDTSRFNMVEGVPHAIFDIMDTDGDNTISKAEFKQYLDVWNITDPGAMDTFAKLDTDGDGVISRQEFIRAVREFFYSQDLEAPGSLIYGRLSR
- a CDS encoding DUF1254 domain-containing protein; translation: MMSDDLTTLAHEAYVYLYPLVTMDVTRRQAVSAPTGTKPLFGPPNEFHHLREFPSAEFRSVVRPNFDTLYSSAWLDLTAGPVELHVSDTAGRYFMVPLLDMWTDVFATLGPRTTGSGDQDYLVVGPDHQGELPAGAAVLRSPTPYAWVIGRIQTNGTSDYEKVRRIQDGLTLTAREPVEHRVDPTVDAVSDPLATVNGFTAVEFFTHACRALAANPPHATDFAVLARIAHLGIVPGRDFDPAGFSDTDLAALEAGARNAREAILASPATIGTGVNGWRVTAETMGVYGNAYFKRAAVTAIGLGANPPEDAIYPVLTTDADGNPVTGEHDYLLHFPADDLPPVAAFWSVTMYDAEGFQVANPINRFALGDRDALAYNPDGSLDIHISHSDPGPERRANWLPAPTGPLGLTLRLYAPRPEALDGRWTPPPVRRLT
- the zapE gene encoding cell division protein ZapE: MVVGTAEFTRAAERDGLVLDEGQWAVAARLAGLGSALGGRRRLFGRATAPVRGVYLWGSVGRGKSWLADTLFDAVPLTEETEKRRLHFHEFFRRFHTAYGRYRDERAASDRAVEELLGDCRFLYFDEFHVHDAGDAMLIGRVVRSLLARGTTLLATSNYPPAGLLPNPVFHQLFEPVIALLEASLDVVELPDGQDYRTSRGAGRPRSGFAAGRHLWPGTEHQLTDAGLTVPTADERRPLRAGTGKVEALAVRDGQVWFDFHELCDRPVSTGDYLELADTAQDWVLTGLPRLAETNRDAAQRFANLIDVLCDRGTPLTLVSRAPLAEVLRGDGLPADINRTASRLSLLEQHAPAGAVPPTAHESADRCGSGESADGGRGPASVEGFGAGCVQAQGEAERAGRCR
- a CDS encoding contact-dependent growth inhibition system immunity protein yields the protein MRDCWSAPSGGEARLKATVRELRRRPLGGLTVEDMRLLTRQDVGLA
- a CDS encoding Ku protein, giving the protein MARPVWTGVLTFGLVTVPVSLYTATDSHSVAFHQLQRGTGDRVRNKRVNERTGDEVPYSEIVKGFEVTDGEYVVVEPDELEQISPGRSRTIDISGFVDLDQVDPIFFDKTYYLGPKGKEYAKIFQLLTEALTRSNRAGIALFSMRGKEYLTAVRAEGGLLELHTMHWADEVRDPHQEIGDLPDGPAKYSRQELATAQQLIDVLSVDWDPSEYHDTFEEQVRKLIEDKLAGREIAVSEGPPAEATNIVDLMDVLKRSLEGVKGGTAEPAARSSRTTPKATDGKKSTSSARSADAKKPAAKKRVTAKEDLSQLTKAQLYEKATQYEIAHRSTMTRDELQKAVAKAARSHLRAAS